CCAGCGAGCGCAGTGAGAGGGGTCCGAAGAACCCGTGCGGTCCGCGCAGCTCGCCGTCGACGCGCTCGAGCGCGGTGGCCATGGTCTCGAGCGCGGCGACGACCGTCCCGACGCTCGATGCCGTGCGGCGCCGCTCTTCTTCCCAATGACCGCTGTCGCGATCGTTCGGGTAGTCGATGGCCTCGAAGTAGGCCGGGTACCGGGCCAGCACCGCGTGCTGATCGGCGTCGGGGATCCAGACGCCGTCGCGCATCAGCACCGCGGCCAGCCAGAACACGTAGCCCAGGGCGTCGTTCTGGGCGTGGGCCCACGGCATGTCGATCTCTTCGAGGGTGCGGCCGTCGAAGCGCACGTGCGGGCGCTCGTGCGGATCGCCGGCATCGACACGGCCGCCGATCACGTCGTCGAAGCGAGCGACGGTCCTGTGCTGGAACTCCAGGATGCCGCCGAGGATCTCGACCGCGGCGTCGGATTCGCCGGTGCGATGGAAGGCGTGGGCCACGTGGACGGTGTCGCGCAACCACACGGCGTCGTAGCCCGACACCTCGTTGGCGCCGGCACCGTGCACGGCCGACACGAGCCCCGTGGGCAGTCGCTCGATGCGCAGCGTCTGCCATTCGCTCAGCAACGCAGCGATCCGCCCGACACGTGCGGCATCGAGCGGATCGGCGACGAGGGGAGCGAGTTCGGGGTGATGACAGAGGGGAGCCGAACCGATGTCGGTCACGGTGGTACGCTCCCTCCTGCCGCGCCGCGGCCTCACTCGGTGATCGTCAGCTTCGTGGCCCGCCAGGTGTTCAGCGTGCGCATGCGCACGAAGTAGGTGCCGTTGGCCAGCTCGCGGGTGTCGACGGTCAGGCTGTGCTC
This genomic interval from Candidatus Krumholzibacteriia bacterium contains the following:
- a CDS encoding glycoside hydrolase family 15 protein yields the protein MTDIGSAPLCHHPELAPLVADPLDAARVGRIAALLSEWQTLRIERLPTGLVSAVHGAGANEVSGYDAVWLRDTVHVAHAFHRTGESDAAVEILGGILEFQHRTVARFDDVIGGRVDAGDPHERPHVRFDGRTLEEIDMPWAHAQNDALGYVFWLAAVLMRDGVWIPDADQHAVLARYPAYFEAIDYPNDRDSGHWEEERRRTASSVGTVVAALETMATALERVDGELRGPHGFFGPLSLRSLAFRGRAVLDVLLPQESPPERGADAATLFLIEPLGVIGGPTAAAILDLVDRELVGPHGIRRYRGDSYWCADYRALIAPERRSTDYSTSTAERDALLKPGTEAQWCIFDPVLAVYHARRYRRTRHAGHRARADHHLRRAIGQITGPGEWCAPGLCTEAWFLASSDEGVYRPNDQTPLAWTQANLRWALEEAGSALG